Proteins from a single region of Choloepus didactylus isolate mChoDid1 chromosome 10, mChoDid1.pri, whole genome shotgun sequence:
- the SLC46A2 gene encoding thymic stromal cotransporter homolog, with protein MATEASCPWTGRLPRLQVRTWIEPVVASAQVASSLYDAGLLLVVKASYPAEGASNHSALPSPRGAQEDQQQRAISNFYIIYHLVVGLTPLLPAYGLGWLSDRYHRKIPIFVSLLGSLLSSLVLLLKVLLDWPVEVLYAAAALHGLCGGFSAFWSGVMALGSLGSSKSRRSLRLIIIDLILGLSGFCGSMVSGHLFRPIAGHSWQGLVLAACSTGCAALAVVYSLLVLKVPQAVAKAGKTLPTVAVLSGVVGTYRSLDPDQQEQKSVESHPPSYGKAKPPKTIIALLFVGAILYDLSVVGTVNVLPLFVLREPLSWNQVQVGYGLASGYAVFVTSFLGVLVFSRCFRDTTMIMIGMVSFGSGALLLAFVKETYMFYVARAVMLFAIIPITTIRSAMSKLIKDSSYGKVFVILQLSLAMTGVLTSTVFNKIYQLTLEKFAGTCFVLSSFLSFVSIIPIGIVACKQASWLAYGDITEK; from the exons ATGGCCACTGAAGCCTCCTGCCCGTGGACGGGCCGCCTGCCTCGCCTCCAGGTGAGAACCTGGATCGAGCCCGTGGTGGCCTCTGCCCAGGTGGCGTCCTCGCTCTACGACGCGGGGCTGCTTCTGGTGGTGAAGGCGTCCTACCCAGCGGAGGGCGCCTCCAACCACAGCGCCCTCCCTTCGCCCCGGGGGGCTCAAGAGGACCAACAGCAGAGGGCCATCTCCAACTTCTACATCATCTACCACCTCGTGGTGGGCCTGACGCCCCTGCTGCCCGCCTACGGGCTGGGCTGGCTCAGCGACCGCTACCACCGCAAGATCCCCATCTTTGTGTCCCTGCTGGGCTCCCTGCTCTCCTCCCTCGTACTGCTGCTCAAGGTGCTGCTGGATTGGCCGGTGGAGGTGCTGTATGCGGCGGCGGCGCTGCACGGGCTGTGCGGCGGCTTCTCGGCGTTCTGGTCCGGGGTCATGGCCCTGGGGTCCCTTGGCTCCTCCAAGAGCCGCCGCTCCCTGCGCCTCATCATTATCGACCTGATCCTGGGCTTGTCAGGCTTCTGTGGGAGCATGGTCTCGGGGCACCTCTTCAGGCCCATAGCGGGGCACTCCTGGCAGGGCCTGGTGCTGGCCGCCTGCAGCACGGGCTGTGCGGCTTTGGCTGTGGTCTACAGCCTCTTGGTGCTGAAGGTCCCCCAGGCGGTGGCCAAGGCCGGCAAGACACTCCCCACTGTGGCCGTCCTGTCTGGTGTGGTTGGCACGTATCGTTCTCTGGATCCCGACCAGCAGGAGCAGAAGAGTGTGGAGAGTCATCCTCCGTCTTACGGAAAAGCAAAGCCCCCCAAAACCATTATTGCCCTGCTCTTTGTGGGGGCCATCTTATATGACCTGTCCGTGGTCGGGACAGTGAACGTGTTGCCACTTTTTGTGCTCAGGGAGCCTCTCAGTTGGAACCAAGTGCAGGTGGGCTACGGGTTGGCTTCTGGGTACGCCGTCTTCGTCACCAGCTTCCTGGGTGTCCTGGTCTTCTCCCGCTGCTTCCGGGATACCACCATGATCATGATTGGGATGGTCTCCTTCGGGTCCGGAGCCCTCCTCTTGGCTTTTGTGAAAGAGACATACATGTTCTACGTCG CTCGAGCCGTCATGCTGTTTGCCATCATCCCCATCACAACCATCCGATCAGCAATGTCCAAACTCATAAAGGATTCTTCTTATG GAAAGGTGTTCGTCATACTGCAGCTGTCCCTGGCTATGACCGGGGTGCTGACATCCACAGTGTTCAACAAGATCTATCAGCTCACCTTGGAAAAGTTTGCCGGCACCTGCTTTGTTCTCTCCTCCTTTTTATCCTTCGTGTCCATCATCCCCATTGG CATCGTGGCCTGTAAACAAGCTTCATGGCTGGCATACGGAGACATCACAGAGAAATGA